From the Hymenobacter yonginensis genome, one window contains:
- a CDS encoding alpha-ketoglutarate-dependent dioxygenase AlkB family protein — MPLVSLPLPDADVLLDEAFLTPAAAEALLRELTDTIAWRHEPIKMFGKEVLQPRLTAWHGDPTARYRYSGLALEPQPWTPALQQLRQQLEAASGARFNSVLLNLYRSGQDSMGWHADNEPELGPAPVIASLSLGSTRRFRLRPRDPARTPHAPVSLDLPGGSLLLMRGATQQHWLHAVPKTARFAGPRLNLTFRWIVGG, encoded by the coding sequence GTGCCGCTGGTTTCCCTGCCTCTGCCCGATGCCGACGTGCTGCTCGACGAGGCGTTCCTGACGCCTGCCGCCGCTGAGGCCCTGCTCCGGGAGCTGACCGACACCATTGCCTGGCGGCACGAGCCCATCAAGATGTTCGGGAAGGAAGTGCTGCAGCCCCGCCTCACGGCCTGGCACGGCGACCCCACGGCCCGCTACCGCTACTCCGGCCTCGCGCTGGAGCCCCAGCCCTGGACGCCCGCGCTACAGCAGCTCCGCCAGCAGCTGGAAGCCGCTAGCGGCGCCCGCTTCAACAGCGTCCTGCTCAACCTCTACCGCTCCGGCCAGGACAGCATGGGCTGGCACGCCGACAACGAGCCCGAACTGGGTCCCGCGCCCGTCATTGCCTCGCTCAGCCTCGGCAGCACCCGCCGCTTCCGCCTGCGCCCCCGCGACCCGGCCCGCACGCCGCACGCCCCCGTTTCCTTGGATTTGCCCGGCGGCAGCCTGCTGCTGATGCGCGGCGCCACCCAGCAGCACTGGCTGCACGCCGTGCCCAAAACCGCCCGCTTCGCCGGCCCCCGCCTCAACCTCACGTTTCGCTGGATTGTGGGCGGGTAG